The genome window CAGCAGGGAGGCGTCCCCGGACGCCTCCAGCAGATGCTCCGCCGCCTTGCCCCGGCGTGACTCCTCCACCACCTCCACGCCCGGAAACTCCCGCCGCCACGGCACCAGCACCTCCCGCAGGGTCCCGGCCTCCACCTGTCCGACGTCCGCGTCGAGATCGGCCTCCAGACCGGGCCGTTCCCGGAGGCCGGAGTGCGGCGGGGGACGCCAGTCGTGGAGGATCCGCAACGATGCCGTCCGCGCCACCGCCGCCTCGAACGCGAACCGGATCAGCGTGTGATCCGGCTGCACGGTGTCCAGCCCGAGCACGACGGGCCGGAACGGCCCCCCGACACCCGGATCCCCGGCCGGTCCCGGCGCGTGCTCGTCCCCGGCCGGCCCCGGTATGTGTTCGTCCGCGGCCTGCTCCCCGGCCCGGACGAGGACGACCGGCCGCTCGGTGTGCGCGACCACGTGCATGCCCACGGAGCCCAGCAGAAACCCGGCGAGGCCGCTCAGCCCCCGGGAACCGAGAACCAGCAGTTCCCCG of Streptomyces phaeolivaceus contains these proteins:
- a CDS encoding universal stress protein, with amino-acid sequence MFRTVTVGIDGSRESLAAAEWAAREARLRALPLRLVNVWEPVPEPMGREPVLGPGTGPPTVVEIPDAVGRSAWGDTGVGKVLRDAADGIRLRHSGVDVRVEQLTGRASEELVGVAHGGELLVLGSRGLSGLAGFLLGSVGMHVVAHTERPVVLVRAGEQAADEHIPGPAGDEHAPGPAGDPGVGGPFRPVVLGLDTVQPDHTLIRFAFEAAVARTASLRILHDWRPPPHSGLRERPGLEADLDADVGQVEAGTLREVLVPWRREFPGVEVVEESRRGKAAEHLLEASGDASLLVVGRRIRHSPVGAHIGPVVHAVLHHAGVPVAVVAHE